One Campylobacter sp. RM16192 genomic region harbors:
- a CDS encoding ABC transporter ATP-binding protein, translating to MLELKNVEYEILRDKVVRNFSLDVKSGEVITLFGASGCGKTTILRLISGIIEPRKGRIINKFARTTYLFQENRLLEWKNALENVLLVMDKLDESLVLSYFERLGLGKKDARKYPDELSGGMRQRVAFVRAIVTQPDLLLMDEPFSGLDYDMKEILMEMIADRVKNGMSVVLVTHDRMEAAKMSDEICFLESKGAVIERRLKLEKRFEDRNFDYLNAVINENFKGKIYYD from the coding sequence ATGCTGGAACTTAAAAATGTAGAATATGAAATTTTGCGCGATAAGGTAGTGAGAAATTTTAGCCTAGATGTTAAAAGCGGCGAGGTTATAACTCTTTTTGGCGCAAGCGGGTGCGGTAAGACTACGATACTTAGGCTAATTTCCGGTATCATAGAGCCAAGAAAAGGGCGCATAATCAACAAATTCGCCCGCACGACCTATCTTTTTCAAGAAAACCGCCTCCTAGAGTGGAAAAACGCCCTTGAAAACGTGCTTTTAGTTATGGATAAACTCGATGAAAGTCTAGTACTTAGCTACTTTGAAAGGCTTGGTCTTGGTAAAAAGGACGCTAGAAAATATCCTGATGAGCTAAGCGGCGGTATGCGCCAAAGGGTCGCCTTCGTGCGTGCTATCGTTACCCAGCCTGATTTGCTTTTGATGGATGAGCCGTTTTCGGGGCTTGATTATGACATGAAAGAAATTTTGATGGAGATGATCGCAGACCGCGTGAAAAACGGCATGAGCGTAGTGCTTGTGACGCATGATAGGATGGAAGCGGCTAAGATGAGCGATGAAATTTGCTTCCTTGAGAGCAAAGGTGCTGTCATCGAGCGTAGGCTAAAGCTTGAAAAGCGCTTTGAAGATAGGAATTTTGATTACTTAAACGCCGTGATAAACGAGAATTTTAAGGGGAAAATTTACTATGATTAA
- a CDS encoding NnrS family protein: MINDFFTYPMRIFFLSSAICAALGGVIFFAPVDFISLHKFIFLHLVGALAYAGFLLTGLTDWTNFTKSLKIHAHILFGIFALSFFASLVNLWFAHLFMAIFWAYLVMLCAYMIWLDKNDDQFGVMGFLLGILLFEICYLLSGEEKFLNLQIHLHIIAILLISFRVSMVLGREAIKRESDMDEAVFVPNLVYKNIAICCVCAFLILSVFFESSGAISYAALACGAAVFAKLKEWHYKELLRHNFIVFYYLMQLLVAVAYTLFGISGILSLGLETNMLHILALNGIVFSIMLIFNIAGLRHSGQELEFLRLSKIAFVLVVTAGIFRGFFAYAWSGFHIHLPATLLTIGFVFWFVDFYKIFRDNEFSDDPE, translated from the coding sequence ATGATTAATGATTTTTTTACCTATCCTATGCGGATATTTTTCCTTTCAAGCGCGATTTGTGCTGCGCTTGGTGGAGTTATATTCTTTGCGCCGGTTGATTTTATAAGCCTTCATAAATTTATATTTTTACACCTTGTGGGCGCGCTTGCTTATGCGGGATTTTTGCTTACGGGACTTACGGACTGGACGAATTTTACTAAATCGCTTAAAATTCATGCTCATATTTTGTTTGGAATTTTTGCTCTTAGTTTCTTTGCTTCACTCGTAAATTTGTGGTTTGCTCATCTTTTTATGGCGATTTTTTGGGCGTATTTGGTGATGCTTTGCGCTTATATGATCTGGCTTGATAAAAACGATGATCAATTCGGGGTTATGGGCTTTTTGCTTGGAATTTTGCTCTTTGAAATTTGCTATCTTTTAAGCGGTGAAGAGAAGTTTTTAAATTTGCAAATTCATCTGCATATCATCGCGATTTTGCTCATATCATTTCGCGTTAGTATGGTGCTTGGACGAGAGGCGATAAAGCGCGAAAGCGATATGGATGAGGCTGTGTTTGTGCCAAATTTGGTCTATAAAAATATCGCCATTTGTTGCGTTTGTGCGTTTTTGATCTTAAGCGTGTTTTTTGAATCAAGCGGTGCTATAAGCTACGCTGCATTAGCGTGCGGTGCCGCGGTATTTGCAAAGCTTAAAGAGTGGCACTACAAAGAGCTTTTAAGACATAATTTCATCGTGTTTTACTACCTTATGCAGCTTCTTGTGGCGGTAGCTTACACGCTATTTGGCATAAGCGGAATTTTGAGTCTTGGGCTTGAAACAAATATGCTTCATATCCTTGCACTTAACGGCATAGTATTTAGTATCATGCTTATTTTTAATATCGCCGGACTTCGTCACAGTGGACAGGAACTTGAATTTCTGCGTCTTAGTAAGATAGCGTTTGTTTTAGTTGTGACCGCGGGAATTTTTAGGGGATTTTTCGCTTATGCTTGGAGTGGATTTCATATACATTTGCCTGCGACATTGCTTACTATAGGCTTTGTGTTTTGGTTTGTGGATTTTTATAAGATATTTAGAGATAATGAATTTAGCGACGATCCTGAGTAA
- the mnmG gene encoding tRNA uridine-5-carboxymethylaminomethyl(34) synthesis enzyme MnmG: MDNYDVVVIGGGHAGIEACTAAAKMGKKTLLITILAEQIGAASCNPAIGGLAKGHLVKEIDALGGAMGFATDATGIQFRVLNESKGPAVRGSRAQIDMDRYRVYMRNLLLNTPNLEISQEIATEILTQNGEITGVKTHLENTYGAKKLIITTGTFLNGLIHVGFNKLKAGRVGELSSTNLSSSLANLGLKMGRLKTGTCPRIDAKTIDFSVLEKQGGDENPKPFSFRTENFNPTQLPCYIAYTNDITHETIRSNFDKAPLFTGQIEGVGPRYCPSIEDKINRFADKERHHLFIEPQTLEATEYYINGFSTSLPYEVQVKMLRSVKGFEKARIVRHGYAIEYDYVEPTELKHSLETKKIKGLYLAGQINGTTGYEEAGAQGLMAGINAVLSIDEKEPLVLRRDEAYIGVMIDDLVTKGTKEPYRMFTSRAEYRLLLREDNAILRLGSYGRELGLIDAKTYKKIESIRANLAKGLEILESRELTPSKENLAMLASLNEDIISEKITLQKIVARKSFNEEKLRKLDEFFENLDEASLEQILIECKYKHYINEQKNQIDKMKDMMSIKIPEGFSFRGISGLSNEVVEKLEKFAPPTLFAASEISGITPAAIDILHIYIKQFCQSQNKMRIGNKN; the protein is encoded by the coding sequence GTGGATAATTATGATGTAGTCGTAATCGGCGGCGGTCATGCGGGCATTGAAGCTTGCACGGCGGCTGCAAAAATGGGTAAAAAAACACTTCTTATAACAATTCTAGCAGAGCAAATCGGTGCAGCAAGCTGTAATCCCGCAATCGGAGGACTGGCAAAAGGTCATCTCGTAAAAGAGATAGACGCACTTGGCGGAGCTATGGGGTTTGCAACGGACGCTACGGGAATTCAGTTTCGCGTGCTAAATGAGAGCAAAGGTCCTGCGGTTCGCGGTTCAAGAGCGCAAATTGATATGGATAGATATAGAGTCTATATGCGAAATTTGCTTTTAAACACTCCAAATTTAGAAATTTCTCAAGAGATAGCAACTGAAATTTTAACTCAAAACGGCGAGATAACAGGTGTAAAAACACATCTTGAAAATACGTATGGAGCCAAAAAGCTTATCATTACCACTGGAACTTTTTTAAACGGGCTTATTCACGTGGGATTTAACAAGCTTAAAGCGGGTCGCGTTGGCGAGCTAAGCTCTACAAATTTAAGCTCAAGTCTTGCAAATTTAGGGCTTAAAATGGGCAGGCTAAAAACCGGAACTTGTCCGAGGATAGATGCCAAGACGATTGATTTTAGCGTGCTTGAAAAGCAAGGCGGAGATGAAAATCCAAAGCCGTTTAGCTTTAGAACAGAAAATTTTAACCCTACTCAACTGCCTTGCTACATCGCTTATACAAACGATATCACGCACGAGACTATCCGCTCAAATTTCGATAAAGCACCGCTTTTTACGGGGCAAATCGAGGGTGTCGGACCAAGATACTGCCCAAGCATAGAGGATAAGATAAATCGCTTTGCAGATAAAGAGCGCCACCATCTTTTCATCGAGCCTCAAACTCTTGAAGCGACTGAATACTACATCAACGGCTTTTCAACGAGCCTTCCTTACGAAGTGCAAGTTAAGATGCTGCGCTCGGTAAAAGGCTTTGAAAAGGCTCGCATAGTTCGCCACGGATATGCTATTGAATACGACTACGTCGAACCTACCGAGCTAAAACACAGTTTAGAAACCAAAAAGATAAAGGGGCTTTACTTAGCAGGCCAGATAAACGGCACGACAGGATACGAAGAAGCAGGTGCACAAGGGCTCATGGCAGGCATAAATGCGGTTTTAAGTATCGATGAAAAAGAGCCTTTAGTCTTGCGCCGAGATGAAGCGTATATCGGCGTGATGATAGATGATCTGGTCACAAAAGGCACAAAAGAGCCTTATAGAATGTTTACCAGCAGAGCAGAATACCGCTTGCTTTTGCGCGAAGATAACGCGATCTTAAGACTTGGCTCATACGGACGCGAGCTTGGGCTGATAGATGCAAAAACCTACAAAAAAATAGAAAGCATAAGAGCAAATTTGGCTAAAGGGCTTGAAATTTTAGAAAGTCGCGAGCTAACTCCCTCAAAAGAAAATTTAGCCATGCTTGCAAGCTTAAATGAAGATATCATCAGCGAAAAAATAACACTTCAAAAGATAGTCGCCAGAAAGAGCTTTAACGAAGAAAAACTACGCAAACTGGATGAATTCTTTGAAAATTTAGACGAAGCTAGCTTGGAGCAAATTTTAATCGAATGCAAATATAAGCACTACATAAACGAGCAAAAAAACCAAATCGATAAAATGAAAGATATGATGAGCATCAAAATTCCTGAAGGCTTTAGCTTCCGCGGTATCAGCGGGCTTAGTAACGAAGTAGTAGAAAAACTTGAAAAATTTGCGCCGCCTACGCTATTTGCAGCAAGTGAAATTTCGGGCATTACACCTGCTGCGATTGATATTTTACACATTTATATTAAGCAATTTTGTCAAAGTCAAAATAAAATGAGAATAGGAAATAAAAATTGA
- a CDS encoding response regulator transcription factor, translating to MYEETTPDMLLLDVSMPILDGLEALKTIRKIDKDIVVVMLTAFDDKSTLLRAVELNITKFLIKPFNKQNFISMLETCAKKFSPKDITIDEIRTLSLENMSIQTEQNLEIKLTKKEFLLLKFMLENRGRVCQFDEILNAVYEYDKGSKDSLKAIIKELRKKCEFLSLENSFGLGYILK from the coding sequence ATTTATGAAGAGACAACTCCAGACATGCTTTTACTTGATGTGTCTATGCCTATTTTAGACGGGCTTGAAGCGCTTAAAACCATAAGAAAAATTGATAAAGATATAGTTGTAGTTATGCTTACGGCTTTTGATGATAAAAGCACGCTTTTAAGGGCTGTAGAGCTAAATATAACAAAATTTTTAATAAAACCTTTTAATAAGCAAAATTTTATATCTATGCTTGAAACTTGCGCTAAAAAATTCAGTCCAAAAGATATAACAATAGATGAAATTCGCACTCTATCGCTTGAAAATATGTCTATACAAACCGAGCAAAATTTAGAGATAAAGCTTACTAAAAAAGAGTTTTTACTACTTAAGTTTATGCTTGAAAATAGGGGCAGAGTTTGTCAATTTGATGAAATTTTAAATGCGGTTTACGAGTATGATAAAGGTAGCAAAGATAGCTTAAAAGCTATAATTAAAGAACTTAGGAAAAAATGTGAATTTTTATCTCTTGAAAACTCTTTTGGACTAGGATATATACTTAAGTGA
- a CDS encoding riboflavin synthase — MFNGLIREIGEVVSYSQNKLRLKAKHRPNLGDSIAVNGACLSVIELFDGGFSVELSAETRAVIATENLKGRVHMEPAMRLSDRVDGHLVQGHIDALGEISKIVRHENGVDFYINLPRDIMHLMANKGSICVDGVSLTINEVTPNGVRLTIIPITFRESLFSEFKVGRRVNIESDLLARYVAHQLGFKKQMSWEEIDHIASLY; from the coding sequence ATGTTTAACGGACTCATTCGCGAAATAGGCGAGGTTGTTAGCTACTCACAAAACAAGCTTAGACTAAAGGCAAAACATAGACCAAATTTAGGCGACAGTATCGCGGTAAACGGCGCTTGCTTAAGCGTGATAGAGCTTTTCGATGGCGGCTTTAGCGTTGAGCTAAGTGCGGAAACCAGAGCCGTTATAGCGACTGAAAATTTAAAAGGACGAGTTCATATGGAGCCTGCTATGAGGCTTAGCGATAGAGTGGACGGGCATTTGGTACAAGGTCATATCGATGCGCTTGGTGAAATTTCAAAGATAGTTAGACATGAAAACGGAGTGGATTTTTATATAAATTTGCCGCGAGATATCATGCATCTGATGGCAAACAAGGGCAGTATCTGCGTGGATGGAGTAAGCCTTACGATAAATGAGGTTACGCCAAACGGAGTGCGCTTAACAATCATTCCTATAACATTTCGCGAGAGTCTTTTTAGTGAGTTTAAAGTAGGCCGCAGAGTAAATATCGAAAGCGATCTTTTAGCGCGCTACGTGGCTCATCAGCTTGGGTTTAAAAAGCAGATGAGCTGGGAAGAGATAGATCATATCGCAAGTCTTTATTAG
- the pstB gene encoding phosphate ABC transporter ATP-binding protein PstB, translating into MKAKSVDLNLFYGDKQALKNINMDIYNKKITALIGPSGCGKSTFLRCFNRMNELIEGVKITGQIIVDHENIYSKEIDEIEVRKRIGMVFQQPNPFLKSIYENISYTPLVHKMVKKGSECDELVEDSLKKAGLFEEVKDKLKSPATSLSGGQQQRLCIARTIAIKPELILMDEPTSALDPISTKTIEKLMVDLSEEFSIVVVTHNMQQAMRIADFTGFFHLGDLVEFGETKQIFHDPKEKKTKQYIHGKFG; encoded by the coding sequence ATCTATTTTACGGCGATAAACAAGCTCTAAAAAATATAAATATGGATATTTATAATAAAAAAATCACGGCACTTATCGGACCTTCAGGATGCGGAAAATCAACATTTTTAAGGTGTTTTAATAGAATGAATGAACTTATAGAAGGCGTAAAAATAACAGGTCAAATCATAGTTGATCATGAAAATATTTACTCAAAAGAAATTGATGAGATAGAAGTCAGAAAACGAATAGGCATGGTGTTTCAACAGCCAAATCCGTTTTTAAAAAGCATATATGAAAACATCTCGTATACTCCGCTCGTGCACAAAATGGTAAAAAAAGGTAGCGAGTGCGATGAGCTAGTGGAAGATAGCCTAAAAAAAGCTGGGCTGTTTGAAGAGGTCAAAGACAAGCTAAAAAGTCCTGCAACTTCGCTTAGCGGCGGTCAGCAACAGCGCCTTTGTATAGCGCGAACCATAGCTATTAAACCCGAGCTTATCTTGATGGATGAGCCCACAAGCGCGCTTGATCCGATATCGACAAAGACGATAGAAAAGCTTATGGTTGATTTGAGTGAAGAATTTAGCATAGTCGTTGTTACTCACAACATGCAACAAGCTATGAGAATAGCTGATTTTACTGGATTTTTCCATCTTGGAGATTTAGTTGAATTTGGCGAAACAAAGCAAATTTTTCATGACCCAAAAGAGAAAAAAACAAAGCAATACATTCACGGCAAATTCGGTTGA